The window AAAATTTGATTGTATCTATAAACGAGTAATAGAGGTGTGATGGACTTTTAAATACCctacaaaaactaaaactaatagTTTTTGTAGGGtagaatgttttcttttaattttagtttttattgcgGAAAAATTTCCAAGACCTTTTCAAATAGTATTATCTGGAATAAATTAGCTAATAAGGAATTTGGATCTAATTTCATCATATTACTGACATAGGACTTATTTACACTGAAAAGGCTTCCGCCTTACTCTCGTTGGACGTACTGCATAGGATTACTGAACccgagttagttagttatatagatagatagatagatagatagatagatagatagatagatagatagatagatagatagatagatagaNNNNNNNNNNNNNNNNNNNNNNNNNNNNNNNNNNNNNNNNNNNNNNNNNNNNNNNNNNNNNNNNNNNNNNNNNNNNNNNNNNNNNNNNNNNNNNNNNNNNtaagagtagagtaagagtagagtaagagtaaagtaagagtagagtaagagtaagagtaagagtagagtaagagtagagtaagagtagagttagagtagagcaAGAGTAGATTCTCAGTAGAGCCCTGATCGGCAAAGAACTTTATTAATTTCACACGCATGTATGCTTACACAtttataaatacacaaaaaagcAGTAAGAGAACTTGTTTTTTACTCTCTTCCGATGTAGTCAGTAAAGTAAGATTAGAGTAAGGGTAGATTAGAGACGGACACCATTCCCTCAACATAAGGGAATGGTAATTTTAAGGGTATCACGATGGGCTACAATGCCTTATAGTTTACTCGCTAACTAGCTAACAATTCATGTAACCAAAACATTACCTAAGAGAAGAGTAAGATTAGATCAGCAAATGCCAAATCGTAAACAATTTTCTCTCTGAACGGTTTTGTTTATTTGGATTAGAGTAAGAATTGATTAAAAGTATAGTAAGAGCAGTGTAAGATAAGAGTAATGTTAGTGTAAAGTAATTGAAGAGTAATAATAAGATAAAAATAGATTTGTGTAGAATTAGATCGCTCTTAATCTACTCTAAATTGACcacaataaattgatttttaagtaCAATCCTAACTGTTATTGATATATGATTAAAACATctgtacaaatatttttcataattataagtttattttaactttctacagcaaaattgtaaatattattaagagtttgtaagacaaattttgaattaacttcttttttttgtcataaacaATTAATAAGAACAATTTTGATTATAACAGGGGGGTTTTTATGTATACATCTTATGATTTTATAGACTTCCCGGAAATAGCAGTATGAGCAGATCTCAAATCTTTTTTCATAGAATGATTTCTAAATAAGCTCTCCAAGCTGCCTTCGTGAAGTGATCTTTCTTTATTAAGTAACTTGTCAGCTTTACGTAGTAGCTCATCCGGAGAAGTTTCAGTATCACCTGAATATATACCaagcaatatttgtaaactATCGTCATCGTCGATATCTCCACCATCATTCTCGAGGCTTACAGGATTCTCGAGTAATAGGAATAACCCAAATCCGGAAAATAAGTCAGAATTTTGAATGGGATTAGAATTCAGACTTGCTTGTGGCCTGGGAGCACCCCAAACCATGGTGGCAGTGATGAGAAGAAATAATAAAGATATCGAAGGCATTTTTCTAGCTTGTTTTGACTGAAACTGATATTTGAATCATTTCGTAAATGCTTTTTATACTTTCAGTTTTGTAAGtcgtttagttatttagtaataaaGCTAGGtatgttaattattaaaaataaatattaaaaaaaaacatttcatttatttatggttcatttaaataaaagttaaaacttaaattaaaaaattgctgagtaaaatttaatggaacattttgtaaaattatgagTAATAACTAtattaattgcaaaataaagaaactttgttgattttttgagataatattataaattatattttctttaataaataaatgtttattttaaataatacaattaaatttgagactaatttttcgtttaaattgAAGGCGATGTAAACTTTTCAATAGTTTTTAATACTTCTCGTCTCATTTTGCGGTCTTCCAACTCTTGACTATAAAACATAATTCTCTCATTctaaatgtatataattatcCTCGGGTACTTCTTCGATAGTCTCTAAAACCTTTCGCCTTCCCATGGCATATGGTGGCTTGTCGTTGGTCTTCAAATAAAATGTACCCTCTTTGGGTGTAGAAGGTTCTCCACCCATTTTAAACTCTTCACCCGATTCAGACATAATCCAAATATTTTCCGATTGACGTTCACATCGGGTGCCCCAGAAGCCCTCCTTACTCGTTATCGATTCAGCAAAGTAATTATGAGCTCTAGAATGTGAACAACCATACATGTAGCATTTCTTTTGATCTCTACCAAAGTTGGGATAAAATGTTGCATGTCCCACTGGTTCTTGAAAACCCAAACTGCTGCTGGTTTGTATAGACTCCACGTAATCGGCATCAGAAGCATCCAGCCGTAAATCACTACTGCGATTGCGAAATTTAGGTCCCGCCGGATCTAAGGCAAAAATAGTATTGAACCTAAACGGTGCCACCTGTTTGCCGGCACTACCGGCTATCTGAGCTCCCAACGAGTGACCTATAATATAGACATCACCAAAATACAAATTCGCCTTCATGTGAAGGAAACGCACAAAGTCGGCTAAAAGAAAACCCAAATCCTCAATTAAATCCACCACACCAAAATAGTTCACATTCGATGATATAACACTCCAATCCACAACAATGACATTAAAATCTATTGTGGAATTTTTGTGAACGtcagcatcatcatcagcatcgtTTTCATCTTGCTGCTGTAACTCTTCAGGCGTTGCTGTTGGCGGCATGGTGTCATTACTAACAATTgcttcagttttatttttgtttgtattattaaGAGAGCTTTTTGTGAGATTCatgtaagcattttttacaGCACGATTAAATGTCCCCTTACTTTGACTCATCCAACCGTGTATGATGATTCtgcaagaaagaaaaaacgaaaTGTAAAAAGTGAAATGAAAGTGTTTAATTTAGAATTGTAAATATGAGTACTTATGCGCTACAGAACAGCATTTTAAATAGGAGTTATGTGTCTGAGTAAAGGCTTGTAACAATCTGAAAGTGTAGTTTAAGAAAAGGTGTTAAGGAATACCGGAAATGTACACTAAGATCGACTGNNNNNNNNNNNNNNNNNNNNNNNNNNNNNNNNNNNNNNNNNNNNNNNNNNNNNNNNNNNNNNNNNNNNNNNNNNNNNNNNNNNNNNNNNNNNNNNNNNNNttattattattattattattattattattaattttattattatttattattattaataaaaaaatttatttatattttttctatttgttgcaattttttgagttttttcgacttctttctattttggactttttccgacttttttcgactatttttgaccttttcctactattttcgactttttccgaatttttcgacttctttcgactttttccgacttttttcgactttttgactctttccgacttttcgactttccgacttttatttgcaaagtcgacttttcgacttttttcatagacgatagtcgagttatcgacttttttggaacaaaatagtcgacttcgttttttcgacttttttcgacaaaaagtcgattgttcgattattcgaaagtcgatttataaaacCCTATTTAGTTGTGGTACTTTTTACCGAAGCACGCCGGGTACGGTAGTAAGTTTTAGTTATGATGGCAGTGCATTTAATCAAAAGTATTCCTTAATCTTCActagtattaaatttaaatattttaatagttatATCGTCAGTATTATATGGTCTCCTTCAGATTTCTTACTTTCTCaaactactttttttttaatttaaagacacTTGTAAAACGATAATTCCTGTCAAATATAGGTATAtcacaaattgtttaaatgtgcataatatggattttttataatctcataaacaaaattacaactattttccaattaatttaaaatattatcattttatatcctttaataaaaaacacaactcTGTTTAGCTAAATACTTCCACTGAACATACCCCTTTGAAAAGTACGTGGCAAACTGTCAAATCATATgtgagaagaaaaaaacactgaatacgaatgaaaatttaaaagaaaatatcaaaaaacttGAAAGAATTGTATGCAAAACTAGGCTGCTCTGACGTGGaagtgtaataattttttttggtacaataaagtgaaaaataattaattttctcaCAAATATTGCGAGTTAATTAAAACGGGAAAATTATACAAGAAAATTTCCTTTCGCAAAAAGTCTGAGTGAaaagaaaacatacaaaaataaaagctttaaataagtaaaaaagaaaattttttcttcgaGCCTGCAAGTGGTGTTTACGTGGtgttaatcataaaaaaattatcttgtaAAAGTACGGGACAAAAGTGCAAAAACCGATTTTTCcagttttgtgaaaaaaagcGGATCTATATTATAAAGCATAAAggaaaattgcaaaattaatttatgaaaatttaaaaacgaaaattgtgaaatttagtgaattaataaaaatagaaaatgatgAATCCAAATGCTTATGGTCCACCGCCAACAATGCAGCCtatgcaacagcagcagcaacaacagccacCACAAATGATGCCGCCACCACCTATGATGGGTGGTGGTCAGCAACAACAATTTGCACCTCCTGGTTGGCCTTCCCAGCAGCCGGGCATGCAAGTTCTTCCACCAAACACTTCCATGCCTGGTAGTATGCCTGCACCGTCACAACAGGCAGCTCCCCCCACACAATCGAACATAATGAATGGAAATTATCAGCAGCAggttcgtttttttttccatttaatttatgaaattttttgcaatttcatgtttt of the Lucilia cuprina isolate Lc7/37 chromosome 2, ASM2204524v1, whole genome shotgun sequence genome contains:
- the LOC111688515 gene encoding probable phospholipase A1 magnifin is translated as MSQSKGTFNRAVKNAYMNLTKSSLNNTNKNKTEAIVSNDTMPPTATPEELQQQDENDADDDADVHKNSTIDFNVIVVDWSVISSNVNYFGVVDLIEDLGFLLADFVRFLHMKANLYFGDVYIIGHSLGAQIAGSAGKQVAPFRFNTIFALDPAGPKFRNRSSDLRLDASDADYVESIQTSSSLGFQEPVGHATFYPNFGRDQKKCYMYGCSHSRAHNYFAESITSKEGFWGTRCERQSENIWIMSESGEEFKMGGEPSTPKEGTFYLKTNDKPPYAMGRRKVLETIEEVPEDNYIHLE